The DNA segment TGACGTTCACGTCCCATACCTAGAGGGAACATCACAGGGTATTTTGGCTCGCTGGTTTAACGAGGGGTTGAATGCGTTTGCGGAAACTTGCCCTACTGGCCGCACCGTTTATGAACAACACTCAGGTGCACTGATAAAGATGCTGGCATCGGGTGATATCACTGAGCTTGATGATGTGATTGAACAGTCACATAAAATGAATCAAGAGCTAAAAGCACAGCTTGAGCAAGGTCGAGATCGCCTACTTGAGATGCACTCAAATGGAGGCGAAAAAGCACAGAAGATTGTCGACCAAATCTCGGCAACCGATGGCGACACCAACTTGGTGACATTTGCGCTAAGCCTCTTCGACACTATTGGCCTAAACCAAGACGACAAAGGCGAGAATGCTCTAGTGGTGACACCATCAGAGCACATGCTGGTGCCAAGCTACCCAGGACTTCCTTATGAAGGTGCAACAATCACCTTCGATCGCGATACTGCACTATCTCGAGAAGATATGAACTTCATCAGCTGGGAACATCCGATGATCCAAGGTGGCATCGATTTGATCATGAGTGAAGGCGTAGGTACGTCGGCCGTTTCTCTCCTGAAGAATAAGGCATTGCCTGTTGGCACCATTTTGGTAGAGCTGGTTTACTGTGTGGATGCTCAAGCGCCAAAACGTTCTGGTATTAGCCGCTTCTTACCGAAAACACCGATTCGTTTGATGATGGATCAGCGTGGAAATGATCTTTCGGCACAGGTTGAGTTTGACAGTTTTAATCGTCAGTTAAGTCCAGTGAACCGTCACCTGGCAAGCAAGCTGGTCAATTCAGTGCAAGCTCAGATCCACACGATGATTGAAGCGGGCGATAAGGCAGTGACAGAACCAGTAGAGCGTATTCGTCAGCAAGCGAAACAAGATATGCATGCGAGCTTGAATGCAGAGCTTGAACGACTTCAAGCGCTAAAAGCGGTGAATCCGAATATTCGTGATGAAGAAATTGTTGCGATTGAAGAGCAGATTAATCAGCTAGATAGCTACATTGAGAAAGCACAATATCAATTAGACTCGCTGCGCTTGATTGTGGTATCTCATAACTAACGGTTTGAGATTACGCTAGACAAAAGGGCTTCATACCAACAGGTACGAAGCCCTTTTTGTTTATTACGGATGCTAGGTTTTGTTAAACGTTACATTAACCATTTCCACCAAATAAACAGCGCAAGGAAGCCAAACAAGTAAATCAATCCTACTTGAGATAGACGCTTGAGACCTTGAGTCATTGCTAGCTCTTTTGGCAGTTCCGTGCGAGAGACCAAGAGGTAGTTTAGTAGGGCAAAGACTGGCGTGGTCATGAATGCCATCACCATAGCGAAATCCAACATTGGCATCAGAGCAGACATCAAAAATAGAATGATCGATAGCGCACACGCTGAAACAATAACCATCCACGTTTGAGTAACTTTAGGATTCGCTTGTGGTTGCTTTAGCAATAAGCGTTGTGATTCTGAGATAACTCGAGAGTAGCCATCAATGACCGTAATTGTGCTGCCGAAGATGCAGAAAAACGCAATCACAGCGATGAGCATGCGTGACCACTCGCCAATCGTAGACGCATAAAGTCCTACAAGCTGATGAGTAAACCCGACCCCTGAAGCTGATAGCTCTACACCACTTCCGTGAATCACCAATGCGCCCAGTGCGACGAAAACCAACGCAAGTAGTGCAGTACCAAGGTAGCCCACATTGAAATCGAATAGAGCAGACTTAGCCGTTACTTCCGTATGACGCTGCTGACTCTTGAGCCACATTGAGGTAATGCTTGAGATCTCAATGGGGGCGGGCATCCAACCCATGGTAACCACTAAAAAACCGATAGCAGCAATAGACCATGGTGAAGGCGCTTCAAATTGAGCAACAGGCTCTACCGGATTACCAACAGCAATGGTTACCGCGACAACGGTTGCGATCGTTAAGGTGGTCATAATGATCTTTGATAGGGTATCGAGCGCCTTATAGTGACCAGCGAACAAAATAGCCAAGCAAATAGTGAGCACGATACTGCATAAAACAGGAAGTGGTAGATCAAAAGGAATGAAATAGTTAAGCAAGCTGGCACTAAAGAGCAGCAAGGCTGCGGTGTTGATGATGCCAGAAACGACACTGAGCAGAGTAAAAACCCACAAATATGGGCGACCTAGATTTGCATAGCCCTCTACAAGGCTTTTTCCTGTACCAACAGTAAATTGTACGCCAGCTTTAAAAAAAGGATATTTAAACAGGTTCACTAGCAGAATGAGTCCGGCTAATTGCCAGCCATAGATAGCACCCGCTTTGGTTGAGGCAACCAAGTGTGAACCACCGACGGCCGCGGCTGCCATCATTACTCCTGGCCCC comes from the Vibrio astriarenae genome and includes:
- a CDS encoding NRAMP family divalent metal transporter — protein: MESVSKTTSSPKNGLLGFMRSLGPGVMMAAAAVGGSHLVASTKAGAIYGWQLAGLILLVNLFKYPFFKAGVQFTVGTGKSLVEGYANLGRPYLWVFTLLSVVSGIINTAALLLFSASLLNYFIPFDLPLPVLCSIVLTICLAILFAGHYKALDTLSKIIMTTLTIATVVAVTIAVGNPVEPVAQFEAPSPWSIAAIGFLVVTMGWMPAPIEISSITSMWLKSQQRHTEVTAKSALFDFNVGYLGTALLALVFVALGALVIHGSGVELSASGVGFTHQLVGLYASTIGEWSRMLIAVIAFFCIFGSTITVIDGYSRVISESQRLLLKQPQANPKVTQTWMVIVSACALSIILFLMSALMPMLDFAMVMAFMTTPVFALLNYLLVSRTELPKELAMTQGLKRLSQVGLIYLFGFLALFIWWKWLM